A stretch of the Chitiniphilus purpureus genome encodes the following:
- a CDS encoding carbohydrate-binding protein, with protein MNLKLLGALFLGFAATAAATCVPPPPDPFYTGYHARLPLRTPEDAKLPLRRPLTDSGRDYSCPMPFEIRVAYRLYSYQPRAIVHALLDEQIAAAGWAVPDSLSAPPWDAGKIYQKGDRASSSGLVYEAQWWTQGQQPGPLHGPWTVVWPDGIARWSATRAYQADDRAIFDDAVWQARWWTQGEAPDDTLQGAWIRTADPVPPPASLPSRYSARLQWQGTNLEVSLQSIAGGTTAIPAYVEVREQGQVLGRLTRFEVPSECSANTCRPAEYWRTQGTFARVNPDPQAWISIWACNSPDLCRPAEATHPTFGETTIGNPSQPMPYEGGAALLH; from the coding sequence ATGAACCTGAAGTTGCTTGGTGCGCTCTTTCTTGGCTTTGCCGCAACAGCCGCGGCCACCTGTGTGCCGCCGCCGCCCGATCCCTTCTACACCGGGTACCACGCGCGCTTGCCGCTCCGCACGCCCGAGGATGCCAAGCTGCCGCTCCGGCGGCCGCTGACCGATTCCGGTCGCGACTACAGTTGCCCGATGCCATTCGAGATCCGGGTCGCCTACCGGCTCTACAGCTATCAACCCCGTGCGATCGTCCATGCGCTGCTGGATGAACAGATTGCCGCCGCAGGTTGGGCGGTGCCGGACTCGCTCAGCGCGCCACCCTGGGACGCTGGCAAGATCTATCAGAAAGGGGATCGCGCAAGCAGCAGCGGCCTTGTCTACGAGGCGCAGTGGTGGACGCAGGGCCAGCAACCCGGGCCCCTCCATGGGCCGTGGACAGTGGTCTGGCCGGACGGGATTGCCCGCTGGTCCGCAACGCGTGCCTATCAGGCGGACGACAGGGCGATTTTCGATGATGCGGTCTGGCAGGCAAGGTGGTGGACCCAGGGCGAGGCGCCCGACGATACGCTGCAGGGAGCCTGGATCAGGACGGCGGACCCGGTGCCGCCGCCGGCCAGCCTGCCCAGCCGGTACAGTGCGCGGCTGCAGTGGCAGGGCACCAACCTGGAGGTTTCCCTGCAGAGCATCGCGGGGGGCACTACGGCCATACCGGCCTATGTGGAGGTACGCGAGCAGGGTCAGGTGCTGGGGCGTCTGACCCGGTTCGAGGTCCCGTCCGAGTGCAGCGCGAACACGTGCCGGCCGGCGGAATACTGGCGCACGCAGGGCACCTTTGCGCGCGTCAATCCGGACCCGCAAGCCTGGATCAGCATCTGGGCATGCAACAGTCCGGACCTGTGCCGCCCGGCCGAGGCCACGCATCCCACCTTTGGCGAGACCACCATAGGCAATCCCTCCCAACCCATGCCATACGAGGGAGGGGCTGCGCTGCTTCACTAG
- a CDS encoding SUMF1/EgtB/PvdO family nonheme iron enzyme gives MQYNNRSRGVTVDDSGQTMAGRGTAGQGRPNRLMQLLLTALLATGMHGALAAAWQASAAYAQGDIVAHQGQEWQAKWWTRGEAPGPQAQAWQPAPSEDAPAWQAGTAYQAGQVVLHEGKLYQAQWWTRGNVPAPQGPWKSLGTGVKAKQFVRVPGGTFIMGATVAGNVNYPNEYPVHPVTLSPFYLSSTEVTYRQFDRYTRATGQPLLSSLDAGGMDFGRGENPAVNVSWFAAIKYINWLNQQKGWPRAYDETTGDLLDAAGQPTTDVAKVIGYRLPTEAEWEYAARDRGQDIINAWGNGAPLINGKPAANIADISLKTFFEGELGIPLPPWMVIWEVTDGYPRLAPVGSFIPNSLGVYDLSGNAWEWTTDKERVYTTAAQTNPVGVSDAPGRVMRGASWDNGQEMHITDRYAGNPAESTGATGFRLARSVVAGQEDRGD, from the coding sequence ATGCAGTACAACAACAGATCACGCGGAGTGACAGTGGATGACAGCGGGCAGACCATGGCCGGGCGTGGCACCGCCGGCCAGGGCAGGCCGAACCGATTGATGCAGTTGCTGCTGACCGCCCTGCTCGCCACCGGCATGCACGGCGCACTGGCGGCGGCATGGCAGGCCAGCGCTGCCTATGCGCAGGGCGACATCGTGGCGCATCAGGGCCAGGAGTGGCAGGCCAAGTGGTGGACGCGCGGCGAGGCACCGGGCCCGCAGGCCCAGGCGTGGCAGCCGGCGCCGTCGGAGGATGCGCCCGCGTGGCAGGCGGGCACCGCCTACCAGGCCGGGCAGGTCGTGCTGCACGAGGGCAAGCTCTACCAGGCACAGTGGTGGACCCGCGGCAACGTACCGGCGCCGCAAGGACCGTGGAAATCGCTGGGCACCGGCGTGAAGGCCAAGCAGTTCGTGCGCGTGCCGGGTGGCACCTTCATCATGGGCGCCACCGTGGCCGGCAATGTCAACTACCCCAACGAGTATCCGGTGCACCCGGTGACGCTGTCGCCGTTCTATCTGAGCAGCACCGAGGTCACCTACCGCCAGTTCGACCGCTACACCCGCGCCACCGGCCAGCCGCTGCTCAGCTCGCTCGACGCCGGCGGCATGGATTTCGGGCGTGGCGAGAACCCGGCGGTCAACGTGTCGTGGTTTGCCGCGATCAAATACATCAACTGGCTCAACCAGCAAAAGGGCTGGCCCCGCGCCTACGACGAGACCACCGGCGACCTGCTCGATGCCGCCGGCCAGCCGACCACCGATGTCGCCAAGGTGATCGGCTATCGGCTGCCCACCGAGGCGGAGTGGGAATACGCAGCGCGTGACCGCGGCCAGGACATCATCAACGCCTGGGGCAATGGCGCACCGCTGATCAATGGCAAACCCGCCGCCAATATCGCCGACATCAGCCTCAAGACCTTCTTCGAAGGCGAGCTTGGCATTCCGCTGCCGCCATGGATGGTCATCTGGGAAGTCACCGACGGCTATCCGCGGCTGGCACCGGTAGGCAGCTTCATCCCCAACTCGCTGGGGGTCTACGACCTGTCCGGCAATGCCTGGGAATGGACCACCGACAAGGAGCGCGTCTACACCACGGCCGCGCAGACCAATCCGGTGGGCGTCAGCGACGCGCCAGGCCGCGTGATGCGTGGCGCGAGCTGGGACAACGGTCAGGAGATGCACATCACCGACCGCTATGCCGGCAACCCGGCCGAATCCACCGGCGCCACCGGCTTCCGGCTGGCACGTTCGGTAGTGGCCGGCCAGGAAGATCGCGGTGACTGA